From Aricia agestis chromosome 11, ilAriAges1.1, whole genome shotgun sequence, a single genomic window includes:
- the LOC121731738 gene encoding E3 ubiquitin-protein ligase rififylin: protein MFVRGRGFSKMPCESCAVQFSVFRRKRACSECERHYCSDCLRRGGGTMCGPCRVLSTRPLSRQTISHLKVRDLQCFLQRQNISTRGCVEKEELVSLCVSHVNSGSYRRRGARTGTFTGTLKGLTNNINELINSAFDIRPTAQPAPPPSRSSCFNSMHDHVSRAQPRSPQQPTHRTTIPDNRFTTRPGGEPDIEVPLPTPETPETPSSASAGSPRVDTHDCYEIEDEDDAGWEFVTRPADPLPNDSEDLLTAASSPPRRATSELELRSLGAEPRSASPLSPASPRSPPAASSSGSLQSDLAPPAPPPRARSASHSDLSFDAPQPAGGSTNLEQMRSPEELEALSVRQLKELLARNRVEYRGAVERADLLQRARLLYADHHKYRSEIENLPLEECCKICMAAPLECVLLECGHIAACTECSRQLAECPICRQYIVRAVRFFRS from the exons ATGTTTGTGCGAGGACGCGGATTTTCTAAGATGCCGTGCGAAAGTTGTGCCGTgcagttcagtgtatttagacGAAAGCGGGCATGTTCGGAGTGCGAGAGACACTACTGCAGTGACTGTCTTCGCAGGGGAGGTGGGACTATGTGCGGGCCGTGCAGAGTTCTGTCTACCCGTCCCCTGTCTCGTCAAACTATATCACACCTGAAAGTTCGAGACCTTCAGTGCTTCCTACAACGACAGAATATCTCCACCAGAGGATGTGTCG AGAAGGAGGAACTTGTGAGCCTGTGTGTATCGCATGTGAACAGCGGCTCATACCGACGGCGCGGAGCGAGGACGGGCACCTTCACTGGCACACTCAAGGGACTCACCAACAACATCAATGAACTGATCAACTCCGCCTTCGACATACGACCCACTGCACAGCCCGCACCACCACCTTCCAGAA GTAGTTGCTTCAACTCCATGCATGATCATGTCAGCAGAGCTCAGCCAAGGTCACCACAACAGCCAACACACAGGACAACAATACCTGACAACAGGTTTACAACAAGACCtg GCGGAGAGCCGGACATCGAGGTGCCGCTGCCGACGCCGGAAACGCCGGAGACGCCGAGCAGCGCGAGCGCGGGCTCCCCGCGCGTCGACACACACGACTGCTACGAGATTGAGGACGAGGATGACGCCGGCTGGGAGTTCGTCACGCGCCCCGCCGACCCGCTGCCCAATG ACTCTGAGGACCTGTTGACGGCGGCCAGCTCACCCCCGCGCCGCGCGACGTCCGAACTGGAGCTGCGGTCGCTGGGGGCGGAGCCGCGCTCGGCCTCGCCCCTCTCCCCGGCCTCGCCGCGCTCCCCGCCCGCCGCCTCCTCCAGCGGCAGCCTGCAGAGCGACCTGGCGCCCCCGGCGCCGCCGCCCCGCGCGCGTTCCGCCTCGCACAGTGATCTCAGTTTTGACGCGCCTCAACCCGCCG GTGGAAGCACGAACCTGGAACAGATGCGGTCTCCAGAGGAGCTGGAGGCGCTCAGCGTGCGGCAGCTGAAGGAGCTGCTGGCGCGGAACCGCGTGGAGTACCGCGGCGCCGTCGAGCGAGCTGACCTGCTGCAGCGCGCGCGCCTGCTGTACGCTGACCACCATAAGTACAGGAGCG AAATCGAGAACCTACCCCTGGAGGAGTGCTGCAAGATCTGCATGGCGGCGCCGCTTGAATGCGTGCTGCTCGAGTGCGGGCACATAGCCGCTTGCACCGAATGCTCGCGCCAGCTCGCCGAGTGCCCCATCTGCCGGCAGTATATAGTGCGAGCTGTACGATTCTTCCGCTCCTGA